The Capsicum annuum cultivar UCD-10X-F1 chromosome 1, UCD10Xv1.1, whole genome shotgun sequence sequence GAGTACAAATTTAAcaattctttttcttaaattttgtgtgcAGTCCATCAGGGCATCACACAAGTATTTCTAGAAAAGATGCTGATCTTTCGGAACTTGTATTCACTGTAATGATATAAAGGTTTTTAGGGGAATTAAAATATGTATGTTAATAAAAAGTGTTAAAGTTTTTATTAGCATTAGTCAATTATCATTGGCTTTAATATCGTTATAGGCTTTAGGTGTATTTATAAAGAGTGCTAAAGTATAGACGTCACTAAGAATTAtcgttaaaaatataattaagcgACAACAGTGGCAGAATCAGAAATTTAATAAAGAGTGTAAAATTTTCTTCACAGTTGTGTTAAGGGTTATGTTAAGGATGTGCAAAATTAAATATGCACTCATAATAACTAACATTTAACTTACACACAACATAAAATGATAAGTAAATGGAGCCACAAGAGAGGAGACCACGTGTCTTCGTGAAACTAAGTGCATGCCTGTCAGATGCTTTAAATTCAGTAATCTCTGAACTAAAAGTTCATTTCCAGTTTCATTCAACTCATTTTGTCCTATTTACACTAATTACAGAAGTCACTCTACAATTTCATTTCACTTGTTAATTTACTCTCCTCCATTCCTAGCTTTCTCCTATCAGGCATCAGGTTGTTTTCAGTTAGTGAATCTTTAGATTATTTTCATTGCATGTGTGACTAAATTATACAcacttgaaaattgaaattgttattttctctcaCAAGTTTTTCTGTACAATCACATTCActgttttcaattatttttttaaaaaaaaaactataacatGCATATGTTTCAAATTTGTGATGACTTTTAGGTGCATTGGCTAACGAGTTTTGCTCGAGAAGTGATCAAAATCAGAGAGTCATGGCTGAAGGTAGCAATGTAGCTTGCACTGAGAGAAGATGGAAGTTACCAATCTTCGTTTTCTTCGAAGATATTAGGTacattttccaacatatatatgtttcagaaaaagaataagaatgaacTTCTATGAAATGAAAGAGTTGAAGGGAAATAATTGTATTGATCGTTACTTTGCTACACATGTATTCAAATGAATCACATTTGATGTGTAGGCATGTCTTCAAATTTGATGATCTTGGCATGGAAATCTTGCGTATTGCGTTCCCTGCAGCACTTGCATTAGCAGCTGATCCAATTGCTTCACTCATTGATACAGCATTCATTGGTCATTTAGGTAAATTCAAGACTTCACTAATATCAAAACTGTCCTCTTGGATTCTTGTGGATATGTCAATGTGAACATAGGACTTTTGTAGTCAAAAGCTTGACTAGACAAAGAATTTAGTCCTGAAAATAGGATGGATACAAGTATTTTCTCCATCTTTTGCATCAAATACAACATGCATACTATAAGCAAAAACAAAATATTCCttcgtttcaatttgtttatctGGTTTTGATTCGATAAAGAGtttaaaaagtaaagaaacttttgaaacttgtgaTCTTAAGCTAAAGATATgtagaatatatcaaaatgtcatttaattttGTGGTACATGTCATCCAGAAagttaaaattacaaaattgtcaaaaaataaaaggagacATTCTTTTCAAAACGgacttattttttctccaaatgtTGGTTCTTCATCACTGCAGGGTCAGTTGAAATTGCAGCAGTAGGAGTTTCAATTGCTATATTCAATCAAGCCTCTAAAGTCACAATATTCCCCTTAGTCAACATAACTACTTCATTTGTTGCTGAGGAAGATACTGTTAGAAGAATTACTGAAGAAGCAGCAATAGCTGATTTGGAGAATGGCAAACAGGAGAAAGATGATACAAAAGTTCTAGTACCAACTGATGAAACTGACAGTGAGAAGATGGGAAAATGTGCATCCACCAGTAACGAAACCAAAGAGTCCGCGCCAGCACCAGGTATATCTTATGAGTGTAATTTTGCACTGTTATTTATACACTATCCGGTCAGGTAAAAGATATAACTAAGTAAAACAATGTTACCTGTACAGAATTTAAGACGACAAAATGTGAGTCTTCGGATAATCAAAGTAAAGGCAAACCCAAACGAGTGAAGCGACATATTCCATCAGCTTCAACTGCAATTCTCATGGGCTGCATTCTCGGCCTTCTGCAGACGATCTTTCTCATATTTCTAGCAAAACAAATTTTAAGCTTAATGGGTGTGAAATCTGTAAGTATGAACGATCACTAATCATAATGTATTACACAATAGAGCATAGAAGGTGTTATATGTGCCCATGTCAACAAGAAATGTCATCTTATCTAAAAGCTTAAGCTGGGAGGGAGAACACATTTGTACATTCAACGCTATATTCATTGATCTCTAGCTCGCCTTGATCTAATCCAGTATCATGAcagagtaatattttttttatttcatgaaatCATACAGGATTCTCCTATGCTTTCCCCAGCAAAGAAGTATTTGACCCTGAGGGCACTTGGAGCTCCTGCAGTCCTCCTTTCTTTGGCTATGCAAGGCGTTTTTCGTGGTTTCAAGGATACAAAAACTCCATTATTCGCTACTGGTAAGGAGTATTTACGATGGAGATGAATCAATATATCTACTTAAAGCGATGTTAAGATAACTGATCCAACTCTTGCATTATTTTCTTCTGGTGTATCAGTTGCTGGAGATTTGACAAACATAATTTTGGACccaatctttatttttgttttccatTGGGGTGTTAGTGGTGCAGCCATTGCTCATGTTCTTTCTCAGTAagtcgtttttttttttaaatcagaaACTAATAAATTGACATTGTAAGTCAGACAGCTTCTAATACCACACTGTTATATTTCATTTAGGTACTTGATATCACTTATTCTCCTATGCAAACTGATGAGAGAAGTTGAGTTATTACCTCCTAGTGCGAAAGATCTGCAGTTCAGCAAATTTCTCAAGAATGGTAAGTAAATGATGTGAAGGCAATGTAAGACAAGGCATGTGCTCATTTGTTTGCTTTTAGATATATACTCTAGATGAGAAAGGGCATATAATGCTATCAATTAATTTTCATCGTGGATACATGAATACGACCACCATTACTAGTATCAAATCAACAACGACTCATACAAGCCTTAATTAATCTGCTGAACTTTGATTACAGGATTTTGGTTACTAGCAAGGGTGATAGCTGTCACATTTTGTGTGACATTGGCTGCATCACTAGCTGCACGATTAGGCGCAACACGGATGGCTGCATTTCAAGTGTGCTTACAAATCTGGTTAACATCATCTTTACTTGCTGATGGATTGGCTGTAGCAGGACAGGTAAAAACTCCACCGACATTTTTATGCAACAATGTCACCATTAGAAATGAAAGTAATTTTTCTGGTTACTGTGATTTCTTCTTTTATAGGCCATCCTTGCTACTTCTTTTGCTGAAAAGGACTTCCAGAAGGCGAAGGCTGCAGGAGTTCGAGTCCTTCAGGTACAATCTAATTTGGCTTAAGGCTACTTATTTTAGATATCGCCTGAAAATTAAGGTGATACTGATAAAGTTTTCGTTATGCAGATGGGATTTGTCTTGGGATTTGGACTTGCTTTGCTAGTAGGAATCGGTCTATATTTTGGATCAGGGGTTTTTTCAAAGGACAAAAATGTTATCCGTCTCATAACCATTGCCATCCCGGTACATTCAATAAACAATACCAGAACTTTTTGTTTCAATCATTCTTCTCATCTTTCAAAATTGTCTAACTATTTTCCCCCCTTATGTTCCCATCTTGATCAGTTTGTAGCTGGTACACAACCAATCAACTCAGTAGCGTTTGTGTTAGATGGTGTCAACTTTGGAGCCAACGATTTTGCATACTCTGCATATTCCATGGTTAGCACGCGGCGCACTTATACTACTTATAACTTTAAATTGCTGTTGAATTTAACTCGTGCAAACCGTTAATACAAGTAATTTTTATGTAGGTTTTGGTTGGTGCACTAACCATAACATCTGAGTTTGTTCTTTCCAAAACCAATGGTTACATTGGAATATGGATTGCATTAACCATATTCATGATCCTACGTACATTTGCCGGTTTGTGGAGGTAATTTGTCATCTCTTacgtgtaaaaataaaaataaaactataacaaacTATAAAACCAATTAACGCTATATATATTACAGGATGGGGACAGGAACAGGACCCTGGCATTTTCTGCGTGTTCCTTCGATGTCATCAGAAGCCAAGTGATAGAGTTGCTACCACCTATATATGTTGCTAAATATAAAATCTTCCATCATTTATTCCCCTTTGAACTtgtacttttgttttttttttatattgtgtACAGGGTAGAAATTATACACACTTTTCTACTCATGTGTTATATGTTTGTATAATAGCAAAGtcgttttcatatgattttgcatCGGATGGGCTGGCAGCTAGATATATTAATATTAATACTACAAAATATAAGGGAGGATATCCACATTTTAGTCCTCagcataattttttttgtctcttgTCAAATGTTTTTTTGACTTTGACTTTGACATTGAAAATGTATGTACGATCATATGGAATTCTCTTATATAACCGATTTCCTTCGAAAGTTCTCTGTAAGTTCCATATTCCTTTCCTTGTTGATCATgcatttatttattgtattttgagAGGATTATATTAATCATTACGATAAACACAGCTTTTAACTGGCTGACCAATAATTTCAAACTAGAGTCGTTAGTAATATTGTTGATAATACATACTGCCAGCTAGAGCTGGCGTATGCATGGACAGATATTGTTTTTGTATGATATAGAAGctgaaagaaataaataaaagaaactactGACATCTATATAGTTGACTGATGAGGTTGCTTTTGACGAGAGGTCTATAAATATATTAGTGTGTTTAACACATGTAATATATACTAGGGTAATTTGGAACTGAGGCAGGCTTATTCCCATAACAAATTTGCATGCAGCTTCTATGATATAGAAGCTGaaagaaatgaataaaagaaactaCTCACATATATATAGTTAATTGATGAGGTTTCTTTTGACGAGAGgtctatatatatattagtgtGTTTGACCCATGTAATATACTAGGGTAATTTGGAACTGAGGGAGGTTTATTCCCATATGACAAATTTGCATGCAGCTTTGGGCCATGCCAACTTCTTTTGATTATTTGAAAATGTACTCATATTGTACGAAATGATTATATAGTGAAAGTTTAGGTCATATAATATATAGTCTAATGTAAAATAACGGTATTTTAAATCTAAACAATTTACAGAGAATTTAAATACGTGTTTAACGGAACAAGATTATTAGGTACATTTTCACGCGAATGTGACATATGTTATCCTTTTTTTTAAGCAAATCCACTCGTGAAGTGCCTAGGGCTGgtttttgtaatatatgtaaTAAAATTGGCACTTAAAAGAAGTATAAGCTATGTCTTACCTTACAAATTCTATTGAGGAGTAAAAAATTCTCTAAAAATTAACATGCATGTAAACTATAAGAAGAAAAGAGAACTACATATTTTATAATCATCACAGATTTTATTATACATAATCTATAAAAATGTTACTTTGCTGCCTTCATCATCAATTTAATTTACATAAACATATCGCTCTAATCTCTTTCTGTTTAGACTTCATCAGATCTATTGCTTGCAGTTGACTTACAATATTAACTTAGGTGTGGAAGTTTTTGTTGGAAAAGTTAagtgttgatgagagaataagaattTGAGCGAAGAGAAGGCCGGTGCTCCACCACCACTAAAACGTCCAAATTTAAAAAAGGGATAATATTCACAAAAATATCTGAACTTGGATCGAATTtttagttgagcatactgaattTTGCGGGTGTCCAATTATCCCCCTaaactttttaaagtggatttaatttCCCTCTGAAACTCTATACCCAGTTTCGGCGGCTGGCGGTGTAATACACGCGCCAATCTCGTTTTTACACGTGTATTGGCGCGTGTAATACACGGGCCAACCTCATATTTACACGTGTCCAAGtaggcagatatatgccattaaaatacgaaaaaaaagaaGTCTAGAGGGTAATagaacccccgcaaagttcagtatgctcaactgaaaattcggtcaaagttcagatatttttgtAAGTATTATCTCTTTACAAAAAGTAAACACCATAAATTTCACCATTTTAGAAGTTAATTACTCCTTATATATCCCAACTCTTTTTAACattactaaaatttttgaaataattttatacgGATATATTACTATCAGCCGGATACGTTGCGACTCTGATACATTGTCATACTCTGATACGTATCATAGctcattttacatataatatgtaATGGCGGATTATTTTTAATGTATCATGACACTAATTAAGTCATGATACATAAGTTATTAGTATAATTTTTATGTATCGTGCTACAGATACatataagaaatatgagattCTATTACAATGTATTCTTATAAACCAAAATCATCTCACGCATAATGTATCATGAACAAGAGTTGTTTGTGTATCaataacattattattaatttgatACACAATTTTAATTAGATTTTTAGTCAAATACATTAGTCTATGTATCAGTATCATGAAAATCCATCAGATATATAGATTTTGTAGAATTTTtcagatgaataaaataaacGTTTTCGATTATAATCCATCAGATATATAGATTTTGTAGAATTTTTCAAATGAATAAAACAAACATTTTCGATCATATCTGCCCAGATCTCTACTTGTATCATCAGAATTCTTCAACTTTCGTGAGTAAAGATGAAGCTTTGGTATGTTTTGTTTTGGTGATGGTTCACCGTCagatacatatattttataaaattctcCGAACGAAGAAAACAAACGCTCTACCtgtattgatgaaatttttttacatttatcGAAAAAGATGAAGCTTTTGAAGGTTTTTGTTCTATGGTGGTTCATCGGTGAATCTTTTTACTGTAGATGACTGGGAGGGGGAGACAGAGAGTTGGAGAGAAGGAGATAAAAGTGGAGTTAAGAAAAGGGAAAAGAGGGTGAGGGAGGCGGGCTTGGTGATGGATGGATGGTGGAAGTCACAGAGATATGAAAGCTTTTCACCGTTGTCGGCGATGCTTTTTAATAGgagaaaatgagagaaaagggGAAGTTGAGAGAAAGATGGAGATATAGGGGGCAAATGGTAGTAATTTGAAAGATCTGAGAATAATAGAGGAGATCTGAAAATATAATGTATCAAgttcaatgaagaacaaaatttaaaatatgagatGGATGCGCTTaaataaaagagaattttttttaagtaagTATGATAAGTTAAAATAGTGATTAtcatgtaattttttctttaaaaaaaactgTTGGAAATAGTTGAGTTTGTTACCAAGAAAtttttagggaaaaggacatggggtgatcattttaaaaaaaaatgatcacaATTTGAAAGGTGGACAACTGTAGCCAGTCGGTTATTTTTAATTCCCTTTTTTagtcatttggcccaattgggcacatgcagtctctatactcaattgatatacttttataccgaattgatacacttttatactatattgatacagtttttgtaaaagaaaaagaaaattctatgcaagcacatgcagtccctatacctaattaatactcttttataccacattaatacacttttatactacattaatacacttttatactacattgatacacttttatactacattgatacacttttataccatgttaatacagtatatataccatataaataCACCTCCATTGAAAGTTTTGATCAATTTATGTCCTACACCAATAACTTCATCGTCTTCAAATTCAGCATGCAAATCCACAACGCTGCCATTAAAACACAGTGAAGCTTaaagatagaaatagaaaaactcACTAAATCATGTGTCAAGTAAGTGTCACAATAATCACAGTAGTACCTAAAATATCATGTAAATGATTAACGACAGAAACGAAATCACAAAAACGAGCATAAACCCAAAATAATTGTTCactgaaaaaaaatattgtgccTACCGAGGCATTTGGTTAACAAAGGTAACTAAAGAAGTTACTTTGCTAGTGCAATAGTCGAATTTTGTGTATAAGTTTTTCGCCAAAGTATTGTTACTGATAATGGATTCTGATTAATCGGACagaaaacaaaattgaaattcgAAATCCTGGGTAAAATTCAGAGGGAAAGGGAAGTTGGTCCCTTAAAGACTACTATTGAATTGAAGCGCCTAGAAGGTTCAATTTTGGTATCTGAGATTGGAAATTGGGGTGAATTTGATTGAATTTTGGTGGGTcgaattttgtttttttctaatttctatcTGAAAGCCATTGTATGGTTGGAATGG is a genomic window containing:
- the LOC107839193 gene encoding protein DETOXIFICATION 43, translating into MAEGSNVACTERRWKLPIFVFFEDIRHVFKFDDLGMEILRIAFPAALALAADPIASLIDTAFIGHLGSVEIAAVGVSIAIFNQASKVTIFPLVNITTSFVAEEDTVRRITEEAAIADLENGKQEKDDTKVLVPTDETDSEKMGKCASTSNETKESAPAPEFKTTKCESSDNQSKGKPKRVKRHIPSASTAILMGCILGLLQTIFLIFLAKQILSLMGVKSDSPMLSPAKKYLTLRALGAPAVLLSLAMQGVFRGFKDTKTPLFATVAGDLTNIILDPIFIFVFHWGVSGAAIAHVLSQYLISLILLCKLMREVELLPPSAKDLQFSKFLKNGFWLLARVIAVTFCVTLAASLAARLGATRMAAFQVCLQIWLTSSLLADGLAVAGQAILATSFAEKDFQKAKAAGVRVLQMGFVLGFGLALLVGIGLYFGSGVFSKDKNVIRLITIAIPFVAGTQPINSVAFVLDGVNFGANDFAYSAYSMVLVGALTITSEFVLSKTNGYIGIWIALTIFMILRTFAGLWRMGTGTGPWHFLRVPSMSSEAK